From a region of the Zingiber officinale cultivar Zhangliang chromosome 10B, Zo_v1.1, whole genome shotgun sequence genome:
- the LOC122029278 gene encoding B3 domain-containing protein Os03g0120900-like, with protein sequence MVIQPAPSSSSPSLLASLWMAAGGGGDNWPPEHMFDKVVTPSDVGKLNRLVIPKQCAERFFPLEPEMADKGVVLCFEDAGGERWSFRYSYWHSSQSYVMTKGWSRFVKDKNLHAEDTVSFLRATAGSRLFIDLHHRLPPPGVAPWGGHTAADHLVRYGRTLPVLPLQPIIGSVKQTASDDDDDDDVTVLDSVPVVIGAVMPTPKAAPKRLRLFGVNLEYCSDLPPPDSSMQQQLRPLED encoded by the coding sequence ATGGTGATACAACCGGcaccttcctcctcttctccttccttgttGGCCTCTCTGTGGATGGCGGCAGGCGGCGGCGGCGACAACTGGCCGCCGGAGCACATGTTTGACAAGGTGGTGACGCCGAGTGACGTCGGGAAGCTGAACAGGCTGGTGATCCCGAAGCAGTGCGCGGAGAGGTTCTTCCCGTTGGAGCCGGAGATGGCCGACAAGGGGGTGGTGCTCTGCTTCGAGGACGCCGGCGGCGAGCGGTGGAGCTTCCGCTACTCCTACTGGCACAGCAGCCAGAGCTACGTGATGACCAAGGGGTGGAGCCGCTTCGTCAAAGATAAGAACCTCCACGCCGAGGACACCGTCTCCTTCCTCCGCGCCACCGCAGGCAGCCGCCTCTTCATCGACCTGCACCACCGCCTTCCGCCTCCCGGAGTCGCACCCTGGGGAGGACACACCGCCGCTGACCACCTCGTACGCTACGGCCGAACACTGCCGGTGCTTCCCCTGCAACCCATCATCGGATCCGTCAAACAAACAGCTtctgacgacgacgacgacgacgacgtcaCCGTGCTGGACTCGGTCCCAGTGGTCATTGGCGCCGTGATGCCTACACCCAAGGCGGCGCCCAAGAGGCTCAGGCTCTTCGGGGTCAACCTGGAGTACTGCTCCGACCTGCCGCCGCCGGACTCCAGCATGCAGCAACAACTCCGGCCGCTGGAGGACTAG